A single window of Amphiura filiformis chromosome 17, Afil_fr2py, whole genome shotgun sequence DNA harbors:
- the LOC140138294 gene encoding cytochrome P450 2J6-like, whose protein sequence is MMESLSKQYGPVCCLSLPFGNNMVIVSGYEAVNESLTCPGLGEDRPPYSQDYPDELLNGQGLLMSSGEQWKEHRIFSLTVLRGFGVGKRSFEDQIATESAYLMKEIDSRQGQPFEPTVLLGNAVSNVICSVVFGKRFEYDDPEFKHLLHWLERILALDNLVSFLFLLMPKVSLYLSRIPFFPQGNIPSWRSLRSKLQDIVDEHRRTFDNDNMRDYIDVYLSEMKRKNEQGIQTYLSDVELRAVIQDFFVAGTETTSTTLRWALLYMIKFPDVQKRVQEEIDSVVGRDRLPRLSDKPDLPYTQAVIHEIQRFASIVFLSFRYAKHDTEFLDFTIPEGSVIQNNLHSATRAASVWEDPDMFKPERFLDDKGQVVKPSQHIVFAAGKRACLGEQLARMELFIFYTHLMHRFSFKKVTEGESLNIEPNPGFGKRACLGEQLARMELFIFYTHLMHRFSFKKVTEGESLNIEPNPGFALTPYSFNTCAYVR, encoded by the exons ATGATGGAGTCTCTGTCCAAGCAGTACGGACCGGTATGTTGTTTATCACTGCCTTTTGGAAATAATATGGTCATAGTTAGCGGTTACGAGGCTGTGAATGAGTCATTGACTTGTCCTGGATTAGGTGAAGATCGACCACCGTATTCTCAAGATTATCCTGATGAACTTCTAAATGGCCAAG GACTACTCATGTCATCGGGTGAACAATGGAAAGAGCATCGCATATTTTCCCTCACAGTTCTCAGAGGATTTGGCGTCGGTAAAAGAAGCTTCGAAGATCAGATTGCTACAGAGAGTGCGTATTTGATGAAAGAAATTGATTCCAGACAAGGTCAACCATTCGAGCCAACCGTTCTTCTCGGTAACGCTGTATCTAACGTCATCTGCTCTGTTGTATTTGGGAAGCGGTTTGAATACGATGATCCCGAATTTAAACATTTGCTGCATTGGCTAGAAAGAATTCTTGCCCTAGATAATCTTGTCAGTTTCCTTTTCCTATTGATGCCAAAAGTATCTCTATATCTCTCGAGAATTCCATTTTTCCCGCAAGGCAACATACCCTCCTGGCGGAGTCTTCGAAGCAAACTTCAAGATATCGTGGATGAGCACCGACGTACCTTTGATAATGATAATATGCGAGACTACATCGACGTGTATTTGAGCGAAATGAAGAGGAAAAATGAACAAGGGATTCAAACGTATCTCAGCGATGTGGAACTCCGTGCCGTCATTCAGGATTTCTTTGTAGCTGGTAccgaaacaacatcaacaacattaCGTTGGGCTCTGCTCTACATGATCAAATTTCCCGACGTTCAGAAACGGGTACAGGAAGAAATCGACTCTGTAGTTGGTCGAGATCGTCTACCTAGACTTTCTGATAAGCCTGACCTGCCTTACACCCAAGCGGTTATACATGAGATCCAGCGTTTTGCAAGCATTGTATTCTTATCTTTTCGCTACGCCAAACACGATACAGAGTTTCTTGACTTTACCATCCCTGAAGGCTCTGTGATACAAAATAATCTGCATAGCGCTACTCGTGCTGCATCAGTTTGGGAAGATCCAGATATGTTCAAACCAGAGCGATTCCTGGACGACAAAGGTCAGGTCGTGAAGCCTTCACAGCATATAGTGTTCGCTGCAG gtAAACGTGCATGTCTCGGAGAACAGTTAGCCCGTATGGAACTCTTCATCTTTTACACGCATCTGATGCATCGATTTAGCTTCAAGAAAGTCACAGAGGGAGAAAGCTTGAATATTGAACCTAACCCAGGATTTG GTAAACGTGCATGTCTGGGAGAACAGTTAGCCCGTATGGAACTCTTCATCTTCTACACGCATCTGATGCATCGATTTAGCTTCAAGAAAGTCACAGAGGGAGAAAGCTTGAATATTGAACCTAACCCAGGATTTGCGTTAACGCCATATTCATTCAATACCTGTGCTTATGTGCGTTAA